The nucleotide sequence GATGAGCTTCATTTTTTTTTCTTTGAGTGAAGAGCAGAGTAGATCAAATTCATCCATTGTACCAAGTAAAGGATTTAAGCGGTTTGGATCTAAAACATCGTAGCCATGGGAGCTACAGCTAAGAAAGATAGGAGAGCAGTAGAGACCTTCAATGCCAAGCGCTTCAAGATAAGGTATAAGAAGGATTGCTTTTTTGATAGGAAAATACTCGCTTAATTGCAGGCGGTATACAGAAGAGGGTATATCTTCTAAAGAACACTTAATCATGGGCTCCTTACAAAATTGATGCGATCACCCTTAGGAAATAAAAGTGTTGTCATAAGCGTTAGATACTCTCTTAAATGACGTGTAATAAGAAACTGCTCTTTGACAAAGCGCTTACCGTTAATGCCAAGTTCTTTTGCAATATCTGGGTATTGTAAGAGGTAGCGAATGCGGTGTGCAGCGCCTTCTGGAGTGTTAACAAGAAAGCCTGTATGGTGGTTAATGATTTGTAAACGTATGCCTCCAGTGTTTCCTCCAATTACAGGTTTTGCTTTCCAAAGAGCTTCTGTTACAGTAAGCCCAAAGCCCTCTTTTAGGGACTTTTGAAGTATGATAGTAGCGCCTCGCTGGAGTGCATTGATGGCGCGATGCGCATCTGCTGGGAGCAGTAAAATGTGGATGTCTGGGTCACCATTTGCAACTTGCTTGACTTCATTGAGGATGATTTCACCCTCTGGATCGTCTGTAGCTTCTCCACCGGCTAAAACTAGTTGTAAATTTGAATGAAATTTTCTTGCCAGGCGAAAAGCCTCAATGACCCCAATGGGGTCTTTAAAACGATCAAATCGAGATACTTGGAGTAGGGTAGGTCTCTTGTTATCGATACCAAAATTGTTATATACAGAAGTTACTTCAGCATCATCTAATTCGATATTTTTTTCACTTAAAGGGTCAATGCTAGGCGTCACTAGGTAGATAGGGTGTGGAAGAGCATGTGTGAAGTCTTCTAAAGAAAATATGGTAGCATCATAATCAGAAATGTATTTTTTTAAGTATTGCCAGGCACGTCGAGAAGGCTCTGAAGTCTCTACATGGCAGCGCCATATCCATTTTCCTTTGCGTTGTGTAGTGTGTTGTAATAATCCCAATGGCTGTGGATCATGTATAAACACGATATCACTTTCTTCTAATAGAGGTTTTAAGCGTTCTGCATTTTTTGCATTAGCCTCTTCATAGGCATGGAGCATAGAAAGTCCTGGCATAGAAGCGTTTTTGCCTTGTAATAAGTTGTGAAATTGCTTTGTACATTGAAATACGAGAGGATCTCCTTCGAATATTTCCCATTTTGTATCCAGCCCACAAGCATTCATAAAAGGAACCATTTTTCCAAGAATTTCTGCAACACCTCCACCTAGTTTGGTAGAGTTAATATGCAAAACTTTGATGTTTTTGAGTAGCGAAGAGATCTGATAGAGTTGATCGATTAATTCTGGTCCAAGAAGTGCTTTATAAGGGTCTAAAATATTTGCCATATATTAACCTGAGTTTTGGGTTTAAATTACTCAATCTTAGGAATCTTCTGACAACTGTTCAATCTTTTTGCTCGTTTATAGTTTTTGAATATGGACTTTGCAAAAATGATTAAAAATTTATCCAGAATCCCCTCTAACCCTGAGTCATTTGAATTCAAAACTCAGGTTATTAACTCCACTCTTTAGTAAAAATTTCGATTAATTTTGTTTTAATTTCTGGCAAAGAGAGAAAGTAATGATCGATTAATGCGATTTTGCCCAGTAACTCTTGATAATCTTCTCCAGATTCCTTGATCCAGTAGGTAAAGTCATCCTCTTTTTCTGGGGTACGTGTTCTTGCATCAATAAAATGGTAAAAGATCGAACTTGTTGGCAATAAGGGTATAATATTTTTCAGTTCAGATGGGTGGTTTACGACAAGAGGGGTATCAAATACAACGATTACAGAGCGAGTAAAATAAAACTTTTGTTCCTGCTTTGTCCAAAGTATAAATTCTTTTTCATCAAGGCGTGTTTCGATAATTTCGATAAGAGTTTTGCGCAAATCTTCTAGATCGTTGTGCTCCCTTGGGTCAATGATACCAAGCCGTTCTGAGAGGATATTATCATGCAAGGAAAAGTGCGCCCAATAAGCAAAGTCATTGTGGTAGTCTGGATGGATAAAAGAGGGACGTAATCTTCCTCCCCAAAAATGGTGATAGATTGAGCTCAAAGGGATTTTTGCAATGACTTCTTTAAATTGGAGTAAAGAGGTTACGGATTCTCCCGTTGAAACTCCGATAAGAGCGCAGTCTTTCAAAAAAAAAGATGATGCCATTTTTCAAATCCATTATTACCATTAACTTTTTTCTATCATATTTTAAAATATTTAGTTTACTAAAAAGTGCTGAATGGTGTACAATCTTTCCAAAAAGGAGTAACTTTTATGAGTAATGTTATAGTAATGAATGCTGCTTTTGCTTGCACGCATTCAAATCACTTGTTTAGTCATCCACTTTGTGAGAATCAAACTTTTTTGAGGCGAGTTGCAAACGTAGTATTTCATATATTAACGTTAGGAATTCCATTAGCAGCCTACTATATTGTAGTTCATATTTTTCCAAGAGATGCTTTAAATCCTATTCCTGTAAATCCTACCAAAATTCAAGCAATTGGAATAGAGTCTGTTGAGGAGGCCACAACTACTCATTCCAGTTCTTCCACTAGCATTACAACTTCTACTAGTACAACGACCCCTTCTACTATGGAATCAGGTATAGCGTGCATTTATTCTAAGAAAGAGAATGAAGAGATACCTGTAACAATAGTAAGAAAAGATCTTAACTATGGGGTGATAAAATTTGAGGCTCATCTAGGTAAAGAATTATTAGGACATATTAAAGTAGATTGGATAAGAATTCTTGCTGGTAGGGGCTATGGAAGTAAAAACTACTCAAATTTGAGTGATTTTGATGATTATTATGGTTATGGACGAAAAAATATTGGAGAGGTGGATAAGATAATTGTTGAAGAACTTTTCTCTTTACAGAAACAAAAATATAAGGGGATTGGTACTGCACTTATGCAGGCAGCAATGGAGTATGGTTACGCGAATCACTGTGAAGGGCGCCTGCTTTTAGAGGCCTCTTGGAAGTCTCATGGTTTTTATTATAAGCTTGGTATGCGTACAAGGTCTTCTGATATAGATGCAAAAATTGCCAGCCAGCTTGAAGAGTCTTTCGATAAATTAAACAAAGATCACGGCTCTTGTGTCATGTATATGCCTAAAAAGGCGCGACAAAATTGGGTGGAAAAAATTAGAGCTAAGCCCATTTTCTTACAAACAATGCAATACTTGCCCACCTAACACGTATATATACACAAACAAGTTCAAGAATTGATTTTTGCCTTGGAATTTAAGCAAAAGCGGAGTAATCTTGGGTTGGAGAACAGCCAAAAAAGTACTTTGATTCAAAGAGGAGATAAGATCCTTACATTAGACTTCTTGCGTAATTACATTTGCTTGTTAAAATTGTCTTTTTTTGCATCTTTATCGTTAAATTTTTCAACAATATGTTCACATATGCTCTCAAAATTTATCAATAAATCTACTCAAAAAATTGCAATTTTTCTAAGCAAAGCTAATTATGCAAGAAGTCTATTATGTCTAATATGAGTTGTTTATGAAAAACATTTTAACATGCATTTTATCGTTTTTTGCAATAGTTAATTTGTATGGGTATGATGACGCTCTTTACAAACCTTGGTTTACGGGTACTGTAATTGCATTTCAAGCCTCAATGATAGAAGTAGGCAAGATCAACGTACAACCCTATCTTCCCGTTCAACTAAGTCATGAAAAATATACAAGTAATTGGGGCTTGCAAAAAGAACCTTTTTTTTTGGCTGTAGTCCCCTACACATTTCTCTCCACAGGTCTTACGGAGAAGATGGATATAGTGTTTACACTACAAGCAACCTATAACAGAACAGAAGGACGAGATTACATTCACTTTGGTGATCAATCTATCATGTTAGAGTTCTTGCTTATGTCGCAAGATGATAAAAGTTTAAAGCCCTCTGTTGTGTTTGCTATTCAAGAAACATTTCCTACAGGTAAATATCAAAGGTTAGATCCAAATAAACTCCTAGCAGACTGGACAGGTAATGGAGCTTTTGTATCACTTGCAGCCATTTTTGTACAAAAACAGTTTCTTTTGCCTAATAAGCATTTATTAAATGTTTATGCTAATTTGTTTTATGCATATCCCTTAAAAGTACATGTCAATGGCTTTAATGGATATGGAGGAGGTTTTGGAACAGGTGGTGTTGTGTTTCCTGGATGTCAAACCATTGCTTTATTATCCTATGAATATCAGATCACTCAAAACTGGGTGCTAGCAACGGATTTTGTTTATACGCATCAGAATCAATCTCGTTTTAAGGGAAATCCTGGCGTTACTGCCTTTAATACAGTTGCAACAGTAGGCGGTCCATCTACAGATCAATTGAGCATGTCTCCATCATTAGAATACAATTTTAGTCAAAATTTAGGTCTCTTTGTAGGCGTTTTCTTTACATATGCAGGAAGAAATGCCAATGCATTCGTAGCACCCGTTGTATCCGTTAATATGACTTTTTGATATCAACCTTTAAATCTATTTTTTTAATTATTTCTTTTTTGAATCTTTCTTGGGTTTCACGAGTGCGTTTTGCGTTTCTTTTTGCTTCATCTTTTATTTCTATTTTCTTATCGCTCGAAATTTTTGCAGTTGATTTGGGAAGGTGGGTAAAGGGTTTTTGAGGCTTTATAGATGCTGTTTTAGTAGAGGATTTAGTGGAGATATCTTGTAGTTGGTTGCTTGTATTACTTCTATGTTTATTCTGATTAGTTTTTTCTTCTGTTTTTGTTCGAGTTAGATTAAATGAGCCTGCTTTTATAGCTTGTTCCATTAAATGCTCTAGTTTTTTCATAGAACCACTTTCCATTTTTATAGTGGTACGTCGTTGAGCACCACTTTCATCAGTTTGGCGTATAACTGCTTCACCTGTACTGTCGTTGAATTTAATTTTTGTTGAAGTGATTTTTTTGGGATGATCAGTAGCTGTTGTTGAACTGCTATCTGCTTTGGATGAATGTTTTGCAATCTCATGAAAGAGGGATTGTATATGTTTTGTAAGAGCTTCTAAGTGAGGATCATTTGTATTGCATAAAGGTTTTTCTTGTAATTGAGATGTATAATATCCTGTAGAGGGTGAGTAAGTAAATTTGTGCCCATGGTGAGTGATTTTTACGAGTGTAGAGCCATTTTCTGTTCCCATATTATGTTGTTGTGTGTGATGAGTAGAGCCTACTTCTTTGATGGTGTTGTTGTCCGCCATGATCCTTATCTCCTAAAGGTATATTAATTATTTTATATATAGGTTGGCGAAGGATTTAATGCTATAAAAAAATTAATTATAATAAGGTCTTGATGATTATGACAGTCACATTATCATGACCGCCTTTAGATAAGGCTGCTTTAATAAGGTTGTGAGAGATGTTTTCTAGAGAGTCATTTTTTTGTAGAATGGACAAAATCTCTAAGTTCTCTACAAGGCCGTGTAGACCATCAGAACAGAGTAGATAAATATCATTATTTTCAATGGGAAGAGAAGAGACAGAAGGATCAAGAGTTGCAATTCCTCCAATAGATTTGGTGATGACATGTTTAAGAGGAAAGACTTTTGCTTCCTCTTCATCAATGAGTCCAAACTGTAAAAGTTCAAAGACGAGAGAGTCATCATGTGTAAGTTGCTCTAATTTACCAGAGCGTACTCTATAAATTCGGCTATCACCTACATTTCCTAAGATGATTTTGTTGTCCCAAAAAAGAGCTAGGGTAAGTGTTGTTCCCATACCATTCAAGTGCGGTGCGCTTTTTGCCATTTCCCAGATTTTTAAATTTGTTGCAACAATGGCCGCATGCAGTGCCTTTATGATCTCTTGGTCATCTTTTGCCGTATCGTTAAATAGAGGGTTTTTTTGTATGCATGAACTTATTTCCTCTATTGCAGCTCTTGCTGCAATTTCACCAGAGTTTTTTCCTCCAAGACCATCTGCTAGGGCATATAGGTTGTGCTGCGGTAGTGCTTCCCAGGCATCTTCATTATTTTGTCGTACAAGGCCTACATTAGAAAGTCCAAAGTGTTCGATACGCAAAGGCATTGTTAATTCTCGCCTAAAAGAGGATTGACAATACGCCCTAAGAATAAGATTGAGCCTGAGTCTTTATGAATAATTAAAAAGATAAAGGGATGATTGACAATTAACTCTTGTGGTTCTGTTCGCATTGCCTTTAGATTCATGATAGAAGCAGTTGCAGAAGCAGATTCTGTTCCCTCTTCATCTACTGCAATCCATGTACTTTGAAGCACTTTACTTAAGAAGAGATTTTGGTTGCCATCGATGCCAGAAAAATCAGCATCTGTTGAGAAGGGTAAATCCATTCCCAAAGCCTTTAAGGCATTGTTCATGTCGATGTGGGAAGATATCTTAAAGCGAGGCATAGATAGAGAAACAGGTTTTATTTTGAGCTTTGTGAGCAATTGTTCAACGAAAACAGATGATAGATTTTCTTCTAGCTTACTTAAGCCATCTTGCTGCTTTGGAAGCAAGATGTAGTAACCAAAAGATGCACTGTAGGGAAGTTCTATAATTGAGAGATTGGAGTCTTGAAATAGGGGAAAAGAGCTTGTCTGCTGCATCATTTCAACAGAAGTTATTTCTGTTGTATTTAAGAAGAAGGGGGCTTGCTGTGTATTGTCTTTTAGAAAGGTTTGTTCCCAAGAAGCTTTTAAGTAAAGAGCATTGGTTAAAACAAGGTTTGTCGAGGGCTCAATATCTTCTTTTGTGATTAAGTTGAAGATGCGCTCTTCTGTATTTTTCTTTGCCCATTGATTGATAAGAGATGCAACATCTACTTCTGAGTCTTTAAAATCTACTGAAAAAACTTTACCTAGTTTATCACTAGAGATGAGTTTTAGAAAGGAGGGAAGAAGAGGGTAATGTTTTTGAGCCCAAAGGGCATTTGCAATAGATAGAGTTAATGAATCAGAATTTGTTTGAAGTAAGTGTTGATTGAGTGCTTTTTGAGCCTTTGCAAGTTCTAAGGGGCCATCTGTCCAGTGTAGAGTGTGCTGCATCTCTTCCCAAGTTTCTCTTTTGGCACCAAGAGCTGTCATGACCAGCGCTGCAGATGCGCTATATGGAGAAAATAGGACATTTTCATTAGGATTTATTTTTAAAAGAGCGTAAAGATCGAATGCAAAGGTATTGTTTGCAATAACTAAGTCTTTATAGCTCAAGTCTATAGATTGTTCTTCATTTTTTGTAGTTTTTTTAGAGTTATTTTTAGGTGGAGGGTTTGCCAAATCACAACTTGTGAGAAGCGTGAGTATCAGTGCTAAAACAGAAAAATATTTAAACATATAGAAATAAACTCAAAAGCTCACTTGTCCGTAATGATATATTTATAACAAAGAAAACTTTTAGTGAGAAGCTAAAGAATTTCTTTACTAAAAAGAGGGTAAAGATGCATTTGTTAAAATAGTAAATAAAATTTTCATTTTAGTGCATTATGAGTGATATAGCATTTTCTGCACGTTCTCCTGAAATGGAGCCAAGGCATGAACTTTCTACAGGCAGTACAAAAAGTTCGTTGCAAGAGCGAGTTGATCGCGCAGCAACGGAGAGTTTAAAAGCTGCTGGCAACGCGGAAGCGTCCACAACCCTTTCTGGAAAAGTGACTTCAAAAACATCTCAAGACGACACAGAAAGTGTTGCTAAAATAAGAGATGTGCAAATTCTTCGTTTGCAAGCGGCAATGCCCAGGCTTTCTGTTGATGTAATACAACAGGTCTATAAACAGGTGGATGCTAATAGACAAGAGAAGTTAGAGGCTGCAGCCTTAAAGCAGGAAGATATAACAGAAAAAATTGGCAAGTTGTCAGTTGTTTATACAGAAGAAGGGCATGTACATCTACATGTAGCTGGGCGTATTATCGATCTTGATACAGGAAAACTTGTAGGCTCCCTTTTCAAAGATGCAGCGCCTAATTTAACACCTACAAAGATAAGGCAGATTTATGAACACGTCGATGTTAATAGGTCGGCAA is from Chlamydiales bacterium and encodes:
- a CDS encoding glycosyltransferase, translating into MANILDPYKALLGPELIDQLYQISSLLKNIKVLHINSTKLGGGVAEILGKMVPFMNACGLDTKWEIFEGDPLVFQCTKQFHNLLQGKNASMPGLSMLHAYEEANAKNAERLKPLLEESDIVFIHDPQPLGLLQHTTQRKGKWIWRCHVETSEPSRRAWQYLKKYISDYDATIFSLEDFTHALPHPIYLVTPSIDPLSEKNIELDDAEVTSVYNNFGIDNKRPTLLQVSRFDRFKDPIGVIEAFRLARKFHSNLQLVLAGGEATDDPEGEIILNEVKQVANGDPDIHILLLPADAHRAINALQRGATIILQKSLKEGFGLTVTEALWKAKPVIGGNTGGIRLQIINHHTGFLVNTPEGAAHRIRYLLQYPDIAKELGINGKRFVKEQFLITRHLREYLTLMTTLLFPKGDRINFVRSP
- a CDS encoding DUF5752 family protein → MASSFFLKDCALIGVSTGESVTSLLQFKEVIAKIPLSSIYHHFWGGRLRPSFIHPDYHNDFAYWAHFSLHDNILSERLGIIDPREHNDLEDLRKTLIEIIETRLDEKEFILWTKQEQKFYFTRSVIVVFDTPLVVNHPSELKNIIPLLPTSSIFYHFIDARTRTPEKEDDFTYWIKESGEDYQELLGKIALIDHYFLSLPEIKTKLIEIFTKEWS
- a CDS encoding serpin family protein, with amino-acid sequence MFKYFSVLALILTLLTSCDLANPPPKNNSKKTTKNEEQSIDLSYKDLVIANNTFAFDLYALLKINPNENVLFSPYSASAALVMTALGAKRETWEEMQHTLHWTDGPLELAKAQKALNQHLLQTNSDSLTLSIANALWAQKHYPLLPSFLKLISSDKLGKVFSVDFKDSEVDVASLINQWAKKNTEERIFNLITKEDIEPSTNLVLTNALYLKASWEQTFLKDNTQQAPFFLNTTEITSVEMMQQTSSFPLFQDSNLSIIELPYSASFGYYILLPKQQDGLSKLEENLSSVFVEQLLTKLKIKPVSLSMPRFKISSHIDMNNALKALGMDLPFSTDADFSGIDGNQNLFLSKVLQSTWIAVDEEGTESASATASIMNLKAMRTEPQELIVNHPFIFLIIHKDSGSILFLGRIVNPLLGEN
- a CDS encoding GNAT family N-acetyltransferase produces the protein MSNVIVMNAAFACTHSNHLFSHPLCENQTFLRRVANVVFHILTLGIPLAAYYIVVHIFPRDALNPIPVNPTKIQAIGIESVEEATTTHSSSSTSITTSTSTTTPSTMESGIACIYSKKENEEIPVTIVRKDLNYGVIKFEAHLGKELLGHIKVDWIRILAGRGYGSKNYSNLSDFDDYYGYGRKNIGEVDKIIVEELFSLQKQKYKGIGTALMQAAMEYGYANHCEGRLLLEASWKSHGFYYKLGMRTRSSDIDAKIASQLEESFDKLNKDHGSCVMYMPKKARQNWVEKIRAKPIFLQTMQYLPT
- a CDS encoding Stp1/IreP family PP2C-type Ser/Thr phosphatase translates to MPLRIEHFGLSNVGLVRQNNEDAWEALPQHNLYALADGLGGKNSGEIAARAAIEEISSCIQKNPLFNDTAKDDQEIIKALHAAIVATNLKIWEMAKSAPHLNGMGTTLTLALFWDNKIILGNVGDSRIYRVRSGKLEQLTHDDSLVFELLQFGLIDEEEAKVFPLKHVITKSIGGIATLDPSVSSLPIENNDIYLLCSDGLHGLVENLEILSILQKNDSLENISHNLIKAALSKGGHDNVTVIIIKTLL